Sequence from the Ochrobactrum vermis genome:
TGTATATAGTTGCCAAGGAGTTATCTCGATGAAGCGCGACGATCAGCAATCCAGTCTCGGTCTTTCCAACATGGTCTGCTTTGCCATCTATTCGACCGCAAATGCGCTGACACGCGCCTATCAGCCGATCCTCAGTAAGCTCGACCTCACCTATCCGCAGTTTCTGGTAATGATCGTGCTCTGGGAACAAGATGACCGGACGGTTTCGGAGATCGGCGCCAAACTCAATCTGGATTCGGGCACGTTAACCCCGCTGCTGAAACGTCTCGAAGTTGCCGGACGCATCATACGTCGGCGCGACCCGCAGGATGAGCGACAGGTTCGCATCACATTGACCGATGAAGGACGGGCCTTGCGCAAGGAAGCCGAAAGCATCCCCGAACAGGTGTTCTGCGCACTTGGTCAGCCCATTGATGAGCTACAAGATTTACGCGCCCGATTGCTCGATATACGCGGCAATCTCGCAGAGAGCATTTCCCGCTAACAAAAAAGCGCCGGTCTCCCGGCGCTTTTCATTATCGTTATTGAATACAACAGATCAGGCAGCAAGTGCCTTCGGCTTGATGAGGCCGCGTGCGACCAGCAATTCAGCGATCTGGATCGTGTTGAGAGCGGCGCCCTTGCGCAGATTGTCGGAAACAACCCACAGTGCCAGACCGTTTTCAACCGTGATGTCTTCGCGAATACGGCTGATATAGGTCGCATCTTCGCCAGCAGATTCATAAGGGGTGATGTAGCCACCATCTTCATGCTTGTCGACAACCTGGCAACCCGGCGCTTCACGCAGGATTTCACGGGCTTCTTCAGCCGAAATCGGGTTTTCAAACTCGATATTGACGGCTTCCGAGTGACCGATGAAGACAGGAACGCGAACAGCAGTTGCCGTGAGCTTGATCTTTGGATCAAGCATCTTCTTGGTTTCGGCCACCATCTTCCATTCTTCCTTGGTATAGCCATCTTCCATGAAAACATCGATATGTGGAATCACGTTGAAGGCAATACGCTTGGTGAACTTCTGAGCCGTGACCGGATCTGCCACGAAAACCGCACGCGACTGCTGGAAAAGCTCGTCCATACCTTCCTTGCCGGCGCCCGAAACCGACTGGTAGGTCGAGACCACAACGCGCTTGATCTTGGCCGCATCGTGCAGAGGCTTCAAAGCCACGACGAGCTGTGCGGTCGAGCAATTCGGGTTTGCAATGATGTTCTTCTTGCGGAAGCCTTCGATCGCGTCAGGGTTCACTTCTGGAACGATAAGCGGCACGTCCATATCATAGCGCCACGCAGAAGAGTTATCGATAACAACGCATCCCTGCGCACCGATCTTTGGCGACCATTCCTTGGAAATGTTTCCACCTGCGGACATAAGGCAGATATCGGTATCGGAGAAATCATACTGATCGAGCGGCTTAACTTTCAGCGTCTTGTCGCCATAGGACACTTCCGTGCCCTGGCTGCGACGCGATGCAAGCGCAACAACTTCATCAGCCGGGAAGCCGCGTTCTTCGAGGATATTGAGCATTTCGCGCCCGACATTTCCGGTGGCGCCGACAACTGCAACCTTGAAACCCATTTTTCGTCTCCTGTCCCTCTCCGCTTCCAGATCCGGAACCCCGCAGGCCACGCGGGACTTCCGCCCCGGGCCAGACCCGGGGAGAGGGCGAGCAGGCCAAGGGAATCAGACCGTTTTCGTGGTCGTTTTTGTGATGGCCGTGAGTGTTTTGGAAATCGAAGGCATGCGCGCTGCCCCGGCAAAAATGCCGGCAGTTCCAAGCGAAACTGACGCTACGTTGACGCGATCCACGCGGGTTCTCCTTCGTTCGCCACTGCTTTTACGCGGTTTATAGATGGAGTCAATTCTCCAATCCTTCAAGGAGCGCATTTTTTGGCGCTTTATTAAATTTCCCTAGTATTTCAAGCCGTCAGTTCTGTCTCATACTAAAGACTACTGCACGAATCCCCTTTTTCGGTTCATCATGCAAGTGTGAGGAGAGCGCCCGGACAGTTGAGAGGAACTGTGCCCGGCGCATCAGGCGAACTTCATTTACCCGGTGAAGAAGGATCGCCTTACATTTGCCCGTCAGGGGCTCTGTTTGGGAGGACAGATTAATGGCAGTCTCGTCAAGTGCCGATGTCGGCACGCAGAAAATGACGAGCGAAGAACGCAAGGTCATCTTTGCGTCATCGCTTGGCACCGTCTTCGAATGGTACGATTTCTATCTCTATGGAACGCTTGCAGCCTTCATCGGCGCAACCTTCTTCAATGAGTATCCTGAAGCAACCCGAAATATCTTCGTTCTGCTGGCCTTCGCGGCAGGCTTTCTCGTGCGTCCGTTCGGCGCCCTCGTCTTCGGACGCATCGGCGATCTTGTCGGCCGTAAATACACGTTCCTTGTCACCATCGTCATCATGGGCGCCTCCACGTTCCTCGTGGGTGTCCTGCCCGGCTCAGCTACACTTGGCATTTTCGCCCCGATCATCCTGATCGCTCTGCGTATGCTGCAGGGTCTGGCACTTGGCGGTGAATATGGCGGTGCAGCAACCTATGTCGCGGAACATGCTCCGAACAATCGTCGCGGTTTCTTCACGTCATGGATCCAGACCACCGCAACGCTGGGCCTGTTCCTGTCGCTGCTGATCGTCCTTGGCATTCAGGCTATGATGAGCAAGGAAGCCTTCGCTGCCTGGGGCTGGCGCATTCCGTTCCTCGTCTCCATCGTTCTGCTCGGAATTTCCGTGTGGATCCGCATGCAGATGAGCGAGTCGCCAGCATTCAAGCGCATGAAGGAAGAAGGCAAGACCTCCAAGGCTCCGCTTTCAGAAGCATTCGGCCAGTGGAAGAACGCCAAGATCGCGCTCATTGCATTGTTCGGCCTTACTGCCGGTCAGGCTGTCGTTTGGTATTGCGGTCAGTTCTATGCCCTGTTCTTCCTGCAGAACGTTCTGAAGGTCGAAAACCAGTCGGCCAACATCATGGTGGCTATTGCGCTTCTGCTCGGCACCGGTGGTTTCGTGTTCTTCGGCTGGCTGTCGGACAAGATCGGTCGCAAGCCCATCATCATGGCAGGCCTTCTGCTCGCTGCCGTGACCTACTTCCCGCTGTTCAAAGCACTGACCGGTGCTGCGAACCCAGCTCTGGCTCAGGCTGAACAGACCGTCAAGGCAACCGTCACGGCTGCACCTGGCGACTGTAACTTCCAGTTCAATGCCACGGGCACGTCCAAGTTCACCACGTCTTGCGATGTCGCGACAAGCTTCCTCGCCAAGAGCTCGGTGCCTTATGAAATCGTGCAGACGGCAGCAGCAGGCACACCGGCAACCATTACGCTCGGCGACAGCACGATTACGTCTTACGACGCAGTTCAGGCTGGAGCAGGCGCCGCAGCCAAGCAGTCGGCACTGTCTCACGACGTGAACCTTGCCTTGCAGAAGGCTGGTTTCCCGCTCGTTCGTGACACTGCAAAAGTGCCGGACAGCAAGCTCGATGCATTTGTCGCTGCCAATCCGGAACTTCAACTCAATGCAGAAGCTATCCGTGGTGGAGACAAGACCATGGCTCCAGCTGCCGATCTGGTGAAGCAGAAGCTTCTCACCCAGACCGAAGCTGACGGCCTTGGTGTCAGCACAGACCAGGCGGTCTACGCCATCCCGAATGCAGGCGCATTCAAGATGGTTGCCGACCCCACGCAAGTGAACTGGGTCCTGACGATCGCCATCCTGACCATCCTCGTCATCTACGTGACGATGGTGTACGGCCCGATCGCCGCGATCCTCGTCGAGATGTTCCCGACCCGCATCCGTTATACCGGCATGTCGCTGCCATATCACATCGGCAACGGCTGGTTTGGCGGGCTGCTTCCGGCTGGCGTGTTCGCACTCAGCGCTGCCAAGGGCGACATTTATTACGGCCTCTGGTACCCGATTATCATCGCCTCCGTCACCTTTGTGATCGGCATGATCTTCGTCAAGGAAACCAAGGGCGTCGACCTGCACGAGCTCGACTAGTCCTTGTCAACTGAACAACACAGAACGCCGCCCGATGGGCGGCGTTTTTGTATTCGTCTGGCATTCTATCGCCGATATTGCGCTTCAATTTCGATCAGTTTCTGCTTGCGCCACAGGCCACCGCCATAGCCGGTCAATGATCCGTCTGCGCCGATCACACGATGGCAGGGAATGATAACGGCAATCTGGTTCGCGCCATTGGCCCGCCCCACAGCACGCACGGCGAGCGGCTTTTCCATGGCCTGCGCAAGTTCACTGTAGCTGCGTGTCTCCCCTGCCCTTATATTCTGAAGCTCGCGCCAGACATGCTGCGTAAAAGCGCTGCCATGCAGCACCAGCGGCAAATCGAATGCCGGCAAGCGTCCGTCGAAGAAGGCTACAAGCTGCCGCTCGACGAGATCATGCGTCTCGAAACGGCCAATCCCCAGATTACCGTGACAAGTGGCATAAAGCTTCTTCAGCTCCGCTGGCAGCGCCTTGCGATCGACAAACTCAAGAAGATGCAGACTTCGCGCATCACAGATTGCGATCATCGTGCCAAGCGGCGACTTGATCCAATCGGCACGCAACAGGCCATCACCACGTAATTTTGCGGGTGGAAGCCCGAGAATGCGCGCAAAGGCGGTGCGAAAAGCTTCGGGAGATTCAAAACCGGCATCGATCTGTGCATCGATCACTCGCCCGCCATCGGCAAGCACCTGAAACCCGTGTCGCAAGCGTTCCTGCCGCGCCATTTCCAGGAATGTCATCCCAAAATGACGCCGGAAACTGCGGCGAACCGTCGACAGATCAAGCCCCATCCGGACAACATCATCCTCATTCCAGCGGCGTTCGGGATCAGCCTCAAGCGCATCGAGAAGCTTCTTGACGGAAGGTTCAGCCTCGGCAGCAGGCTGTAGCGGATGGCATCTTTTGCAAGGCCGAAAACCGTCGGCCATGCATTCTGCAACCGATGCAAAGAAGCGGCAGTTCTCCTGTTTCGGTTTCCGCGCCGGACAGGTCAGGCGGCAGAAAATTCCGGTCGAGGTAACGCCGACATAAGCCCTGCCCTCGTAAGCGGCATCGCGGGCGACAAGTGCATCGTAGAGTTTGTTTTGGTCTGGGAGCGTGAACAACATGCCGCTATTCTTAAGCAGCGCAGTTTGAATTTACAGCCTCAAATCAGGCATCTATTCAAAAAAGAAAAAGCCCGTCACGCTGACTGCATGACGGGCTTTCATCAAATAATGCTATCTCGCTTACTCAGCGGAAAGCTTCGAGAACTTGTCGAGAATGGCATCGCCCATTTCGACGGTACCGATCTTGGTCTTGCCTTCAGACCAGATGTCAGCCGTGCGCAGACCGTCATCGAGAACCTGCGCAATTGCTGCTTCCAGACGATCCGCCTCGGTAACGAGGTTGAACGAATAACGCAGGCACATGGCAAGCGAAGCAATCATTGCAATCGGATTGGCGACACCTTTGCCAGCAATGTCTGGCGCAGAGCCATGAACCGGCTCGTAAAGCGCCTTGCGTTTGCCGGTCAAAGCATCGGCTGCGCCGAGCGAAGCAGATGGCAGCATGCCGAGAGAACCAGTCAGCATTGCGGCAACATCCGACAGCATGTCGCCGAACAGATTGTCCGTTACAATAACGTCAAACTGCTTCGGCCAGCGTACGAGCTGCATGCCGCCAGCGTCGGCCAGCATATGCTCCAGCTCCACATCAGCATGCTTGTCCTTGTGACGCGCGGTGACGACCTGATTCCACAGGACACCCGACTTCATCACATTGCGTTTCTCCATCGACGTAACCTTGTTGCGGCGCGTGCGCGCCAGCTCGAAGGCGACATCGGCGATGCGCTCGATTTCGTAGGTGTCGTAGACCTGCGTATCAATACCGCGCTTCTGGCCATTGCCGAGATCGATGATTTCCTTCGGTTCGCCAAAGTAAACACCGCCGGTCAATTCACGCAGGATGAGGATATCCAGACCTTCGATCACTTCAGGCTTCAGCGACGAAGAATGAGCCAGCGCAGGGTAGCAAATGGCCGGACGCAGATTTGCGTAAAGCTGCATATCCTTGCGCAGGCGCAGAAGACCAGCTTCCGGACGCACTTCATAAGGCACGCTGTCCCACTTCGGACCGCCGACAGCGCCAAAAAGCACAGCATCGGCAGCCAGAGCCTTCTCCATGTCAGCATCGGAAATCGCCTGACCATGCGCGTCATAAGCCGAGCCGCCAACCAGACCTTCTTCGGTTTCGAAACCAAGATTGAGTCCCGAGTTGAGGAAAGCGATAATCTTGCGGACTTCCGCCATCGCCTCTGGACCGATGCCGTCGCCGGGCAGGAGAAGGAGTTTTCTGGATGCCATAATGCCAAGCCTCTGTTTTTTACCGCATATTTCAGAAAACGGAGGCCCGTTTCCCAACAATATTGCGCTCAAATTCACAACAGCCGCGAACAGCGTGACGCCGTCCGTTACTGTCCTTTTCAAGTTCCGCGAGGGTTATAGAGCCCCGTTGTCCGACAAGCAATAATGCGCGTGGCTGAAACTTATGAAAAAGATAGAGGCTTGTGCAGAAATTATATAACAGCCATTAAAGTGGAAGCAGTTCGACGTTTCAGGCTTCCAGCGGCTGGTGAAATGACCGTAATGATCAATCCGTCAAACTGCGCGCTTCTGACGGCAACATGATGGGAATTCCGCCGCGAACAGGATAGGCAAGCTTTGCCTTGCGCGAGATCAGCTCGCCATGTTCCGCATCATACTC
This genomic interval carries:
- a CDS encoding bifunctional transcriptional activator/DNA repair enzyme AdaA, encoding MLFTLPDQNKLYDALVARDAAYEGRAYVGVTSTGIFCRLTCPARKPKQENCRFFASVAECMADGFRPCKRCHPLQPAAEAEPSVKKLLDALEADPERRWNEDDVVRMGLDLSTVRRSFRRHFGMTFLEMARQERLRHGFQVLADGGRVIDAQIDAGFESPEAFRTAFARILGLPPAKLRGDGLLRADWIKSPLGTMIAICDARSLHLLEFVDRKALPAELKKLYATCHGNLGIGRFETHDLVERQLVAFFDGRLPAFDLPLVLHGSAFTQHVWRELQNIRAGETRSYSELAQAMEKPLAVRAVGRANGANQIAVIIPCHRVIGADGSLTGYGGGLWRKQKLIEIEAQYRR
- a CDS encoding aspartate-semialdehyde dehydrogenase; this translates as MGFKVAVVGATGNVGREMLNILEERGFPADEVVALASRRSQGTEVSYGDKTLKVKPLDQYDFSDTDICLMSAGGNISKEWSPKIGAQGCVVIDNSSAWRYDMDVPLIVPEVNPDAIEGFRKKNIIANPNCSTAQLVVALKPLHDAAKIKRVVVSTYQSVSGAGKEGMDELFQQSRAVFVADPVTAQKFTKRIAFNVIPHIDVFMEDGYTKEEWKMVAETKKMLDPKIKLTATAVRVPVFIGHSEAVNIEFENPISAEEAREILREAPGCQVVDKHEDGGYITPYESAGEDATYISRIREDITVENGLALWVVSDNLRKGAALNTIQIAELLVARGLIKPKALAA
- the leuB gene encoding 3-isopropylmalate dehydrogenase translates to MASRKLLLLPGDGIGPEAMAEVRKIIAFLNSGLNLGFETEEGLVGGSAYDAHGQAISDADMEKALAADAVLFGAVGGPKWDSVPYEVRPEAGLLRLRKDMQLYANLRPAICYPALAHSSSLKPEVIEGLDILILRELTGGVYFGEPKEIIDLGNGQKRGIDTQVYDTYEIERIADVAFELARTRRNKVTSMEKRNVMKSGVLWNQVVTARHKDKHADVELEHMLADAGGMQLVRWPKQFDVIVTDNLFGDMLSDVAAMLTGSLGMLPSASLGAADALTGKRKALYEPVHGSAPDIAGKGVANPIAMIASLAMCLRYSFNLVTEADRLEAAIAQVLDDGLRTADIWSEGKTKIGTVEMGDAILDKFSKLSAE
- a CDS encoding MarR family winged helix-turn-helix transcriptional regulator, which codes for MKRDDQQSSLGLSNMVCFAIYSTANALTRAYQPILSKLDLTYPQFLVMIVLWEQDDRTVSEIGAKLNLDSGTLTPLLKRLEVAGRIIRRRDPQDERQVRITLTDEGRALRKEAESIPEQVFCALGQPIDELQDLRARLLDIRGNLAESISR
- a CDS encoding MFS transporter, with product MAVSSSADVGTQKMTSEERKVIFASSLGTVFEWYDFYLYGTLAAFIGATFFNEYPEATRNIFVLLAFAAGFLVRPFGALVFGRIGDLVGRKYTFLVTIVIMGASTFLVGVLPGSATLGIFAPIILIALRMLQGLALGGEYGGAATYVAEHAPNNRRGFFTSWIQTTATLGLFLSLLIVLGIQAMMSKEAFAAWGWRIPFLVSIVLLGISVWIRMQMSESPAFKRMKEEGKTSKAPLSEAFGQWKNAKIALIALFGLTAGQAVVWYCGQFYALFFLQNVLKVENQSANIMVAIALLLGTGGFVFFGWLSDKIGRKPIIMAGLLLAAVTYFPLFKALTGAANPALAQAEQTVKATVTAAPGDCNFQFNATGTSKFTTSCDVATSFLAKSSVPYEIVQTAAAGTPATITLGDSTITSYDAVQAGAGAAAKQSALSHDVNLALQKAGFPLVRDTAKVPDSKLDAFVAANPELQLNAEAIRGGDKTMAPAADLVKQKLLTQTEADGLGVSTDQAVYAIPNAGAFKMVADPTQVNWVLTIAILTILVIYVTMVYGPIAAILVEMFPTRIRYTGMSLPYHIGNGWFGGLLPAGVFALSAAKGDIYYGLWYPIIIASVTFVIGMIFVKETKGVDLHELD
- a CDS encoding Trm112 family protein, whose product is MDDKTETGNIDVRLLELLVCPLTKGPLEYDAEHGELISRKAKLAYPVRGGIPIMLPSEARSLTD